The nucleotide sequence agaaaagaaaagatgtCACTCTTTCCGTCCGAACCCCGACGATGACGACGACCCGCCGCCGCCTCCGAGATAGGGAAAGCCCGCTCTCCCTCCCATTGCAATCTGAtgttggtgctgctgctgctgttgtggcggcggcggcgagccgtACATGGGCTGCCCCATCATCATCATGCCTCCCGGGGCGTCGGCGTAACCGGtggcattgttgttgttgtttcttgGCATGTCGGGCGTGGTTGACGTTGACGTTGACGTGGCGGCGGCCCTCTCGCCCTCGATCTCACGGAACTTGTGGAGGTAGTGCTTGAGCGGGTCGACATAGTCCTCGAAGCCGAGGGTGGTCATGGCCCAGAGCAGGTCGTCGCCGTTGATGGTCTTGCGCTTCTCGCGCTGGCACTTGTCGGAGGCCTCGCCGGTGATGAAGGAGATGAACTCGGAGACGCACTCCTGCACCGTCTCCTTGGCGTCCTTGCTGATCTTGGCGTTGGCCGGGAGCGCCTTCTTCATGATGCGGCTGACGTTGGCGATGGGCAGGAAGCGGTCCTGCTCCCGCGGCGACGACAGCTCCCCCTCCCCGCCGGTGTTGCTCGGCCCGCCGGAGTCATTGTCCGACTCCGGCATGGCTCCTCCTCCTCGATCTGTGTCTCAAATCAAGAAGCAAGTGGTGAACTTAACTGGAAGGAAGGACACTTGTACGGAAAGTTGGAAATCAATGTTTGGAGAGTGCAGTGCAGTGCAacaagaagaggagaggagaggagatggtGGAGGGTTGGCAGCGGGGACCTGGGAGAGGGTGGTGGGGAATGGCTTGGCTGGGTCCGGTCCGTTGGATTGCGCGGATAAGAAGGGATGGAGCTGTGAACGTGGAGCCAAGCCAGCCGTTGGTCAGTCGATAAGTATGTTCCACCTGTCACATTGGACAACCGTCTATTACTGCCATGTCAGACCAATCCAGGCCGTCCGTCCGTCCGCCCGCCCATCCTTGTCACCAAGTAAAGCAGCAGTTCTGGACAAGAAAAGAGCTAATCATCAAGTCAAGCAAGGAAAAAGGAAAGACTCTTCAAGCTAAACAAGGAAGGTCGGTACAACAAGCATGTCAAGCACAATTTATACAACATTCTGTCCATTTCCTAACCTGATACTACAGTCCGCATGGAAATCTAATCCTCCATAAACTATCCTACATCAGTTTTCACATCGTCCACAAAGGCGCTTCAACCTACATCAATTTTGGTGCTTGTACTGCCTTCAGAATCTTCCGCTCGACCATCATCCGCGTCTCGCTTCAGTAATCATGTTGCCTAGCATCTATTTTGTTTTGCCACATTTAGTTAGCACCATGGGATAGGGTAATCTCATTGCCACTGGCTTCCTTAGATTTCACATCTTTTACTTCTGCTTCTGGTTCATTAGTTTCAGATTCTTCAGGTTCACAGTCACCAGCATTTTCTGCATCTTTTTCAGCCCTGCCTTCTTCACATCTGCCATCTGTAGTGTCATCTTTTTCTCCAGAACCTCCTATGGTGTTACCGTTGCAATTATTCCCAGTTTCAGCTTCACCATCCCTCAACATTTCCATGCCACCATCGCCATTTGCATTCTGCACAATCTTTTCAGCCTCGCAATCCTTGCTAAATTCTTTCTTCCTTGTGTCGTCAACTTCGGACTTTCCATCTTGTAAATTTTCAGCGGCAGCAGCGTTGCTATTTCCCTTCTCGCCAGCCTTCACACAAATCCCACTTTTACCACCTTTATCACTACTCTTGCTGTTGCCAATCTTTTCAGCATCCTTAGATTTACCATCTGGACCAGCTTCAACTTCATATTCCTCCTTGTCTATGTCTGATTCAACTCTTCCATCCCTTGCGCTGTCCTTGGCAGCTTTTACTTTTGCTTCCATTGCTTCCTCCTCTTCCACTTCCTTCCTCTCAGCCTCCTTGGCTAGCCTAAACAGCTCCTCCTCTATCAAGGCCCTTACCAGCGGCTTCCTCTCAAACAAATCCTTGCCAAAGTATTTGTCTGAAGATATGGAAACCCATCAGAAAAGATTTGCCGATATCAACTAATTAAAAAGGGAAGAGGAAGCAAAGACATACCAACTGCTTTTACAACCTCTCCAAAAGTCATCTAAAATTAGTGAAAACAAAAGAAACATATCAAGATTTAACGGTGAATGGAGGAAATGTTAAAGATCAATGATGTGCAATGTATCTCACCGTGGCAAAATTTGCAGCACCCAATATACAGGAGACAGCCTGTCTCAGCTCATCCTTACTTGGTTTCGGTGCCTGCTTCCATGGTTTCGCATCTCCTCTAGACATAGTTTTACCTTTCATACCAATGAAACAAGGTTTTGAAACATATTACAAAGGAGAGACTAGAGATCACACACGTTATCTGTAAAGTATTTCACTTGCATAGTAACAAGAAAACTAGAATTGGTTGACCCCCATCTCAAGATAGATTTCGGAAACGGATAGCAGAAAGATAGTGCTGTATGTTGTATGAACCTATAACAAGTGAGCCACACTCAACCACATGCGCACAAGTGAAAGTAAGGCATACCACCAGATTTCTCCTTGGAATCTGTGTTTTGGATTGCCTTTTTCTTGGTaacagaaatgtttttcttcattgAAGCCGCCATATCCATGGTATCATTCTCAACATTGCTAAATAACTTTGCAGATGGTGTTGTGATTAGCGTTTGTTCATCTGTAGGAAACGGTACTCCTGGCAGTGGAACTACAGCTAATTTCCCCAACGCGGAGTCATTTACCAGCTCATCTCTGCTATCCCTCAAGCTGAACTCGGAATGGTTTGTTCTATCTTCTACAGCTTTTCTCCCATCTGCTTCCTCTTGACTACAAAATTCCAGTAGAGTTCCATCTGGTTTCCTTTTCTGCAGTAGTTTGGAAAAATGGGAAAAATAAATATGTGGAGACGGCTTATGAAAATGGTGAAAGAACTTCTTGCAATGCAGCACACATGGGACCATGAGTTCAGGTAGTATTAGATAAATAAGTAACTTTAGTGGCACTAAACAAAACCAAACATAAATGCATCACTACCAAAAGAAGTAAGATGCACATATGTCATACCTTGGAAGGTTCACCACCAGATAGATCCGCTCCATTCTTCTTGCGCTTTCTTTTCTTAAATTTCTGCAAATCAATAAAACACCATGTCATAAAAAAGAATCAGTGTGCCAATGACAATACCAGTCAAACTGGCTTAACCTAACATGTAGAGGTATACATAGGCTAACAGTTATGACAGACAACCGAAAACATCTTTTATTAGCAGAAGAGTAAGTGTTGTAACAAACTGATATGCCCAAATCACCTGGCAGCTAAGAAGTTGAGCCTTATCAGGATCTGTGTAAATAATACCAGAACAGTGTTCCATCAAGAACTCCATCACTATTGTCACTAATTCATCCTGCAAAACACAAAAGCAAAGGGTTTTCATGTGAAACTGAGCGCAGCAGATAAAAAACAATTCTGGGCCAACCTTCTTAGTGCTTGTTGAACCAGGGACATCAAATGAACGGCACAGTTCAACTAGCATAACCTTGTTACATGTTTTGAGCTTCTCCAGTAGCTCTGTCCGTGATTTTCCCTAACATGGGTGATACAAAACCATGATAGTATCAAAGAAGCTGCTATTAAAGCACAGAGCGGCAAGGACATGCTGAATTTCAATCACGGTGTTACTAAAGGACGACACACACCTCCTCTTCATGACAAGCAATCCCAGCAAGTTGGAGAATTTGTTCTCTGAAGACACTTACCTGATAATAAAGATCACCAAACTCACGTTAATTATGAAGGTTGGAGATAAATTGAATGCCACCAATCTAGTAGTAGCGTCCATACGAGAAGCACAGTTTAATCCTCCTCCCGGGAGTTGAATGTACCTTTAATTTCTTATTAATCCCTTTGCCACATGCAATAGTTTTGATAGCGTCATATGTAAACCCTATGATTTCTCAAGTGCGATTCCAACTGAGGAAAACCGCAAGTACTGACATccgagtgagtgagtgagtgagtgacaCCTAAAAGCAGTGCTGCTGAATAGCTGGTGAAATATGTCGCGCCTGCAGATAGCAGCAGCCCTGCATCTGCAGCGGACTGAAGAAATGCAAGTTCAGTAATTGAACTTAACTGAACTTGCAACACCCTGCGTGGTGACTTGGGCCATGGGCCTTGTAAGCGAGTCGTGTATGGGCTAGGGTCGAGTCGTGTGAGCCCGGGTGGGCAGCTACTTATGTATCTTCTCTTCTAGGACTACCATCTTCTTGTCATGATCCCAAAGTGCCCCACTTAAATCCTTCAAATAG is from Triticum aestivum cultivar Chinese Spring chromosome 3A, IWGSC CS RefSeq v2.1, whole genome shotgun sequence and encodes:
- the LOC123059869 gene encoding nuclear transcription factor Y subunit B-8, encoding MPESDNDSGGPSNTGGEGELSSPREQDRFLPIANVSRIMKKALPANAKISKDAKETVQECVSEFISFITGEASDKCQREKRKTINGDDLLWAMTTLGFEDYVDPLKHYLHKFREIEGERAAATSTSTSTTPDMPRNNNNNATGYADAPGGMMMMGQPMYGSPPPPQQQQQHQHQIAMGGRAGFPYLGGGGGSSSSSGFGRKE
- the LOC123059866 gene encoding uncharacterized protein isoform X2, with the protein product MDDEAQETPNVGDLPKKAPKVSVFREQILQLAGIACHEEEGKSRTELLEKLKTCNKVMLVELCRSFDVPGSTSTKKDELVTIVMEFLMEHCSGIIYTDPDKAQLLSCQKFKKRKRKKNGADLSGGEPSKKRKPDGTLLEFCSQEEADGRKAVEDRTNHSEFSLRDSRDELVNDSALGKLAVVPLPGVPFPTDEQTLITTPSAKLFSNVENDTMDMAASMKKNISVTKKKAIQNTDSKEKSGGKTMSRGDAKPWKQAPKPSKDELRQAVSCILGAANFATMTFGEVVKAVDKYFGKDLFERKPLVRALIEEELFRLAKEAERKEVEEEEAMEAKVKAAKDSARDGRVESDIDKEEYEVEAGPDGKSKDAEKIGNSKSSDKGGKSGICVKAGEKGNSNAAAAENLQDGKSEVDDTRKKEFSKDCEAEKIVQNANGDGGMEMLRDGEAETGNNCNGNTIGGSGEKDDTTDGRCEEGRAEKDAENAGDCEPEESETNEPEAEVKDVKSKEASGNEITLSHGAN
- the LOC123059866 gene encoding uncharacterized protein isoform X1 — its product is MDDEAQETPNVGDLPKKAPKVMNWTPPMSALMLKGLSEVAARGAKTEKGFNEVSVFREQILQLAGIACHEEEGKSRTELLEKLKTCNKVMLVELCRSFDVPGSTSTKKDELVTIVMEFLMEHCSGIIYTDPDKAQLLSCQKFKKRKRKKNGADLSGGEPSKKRKPDGTLLEFCSQEEADGRKAVEDRTNHSEFSLRDSRDELVNDSALGKLAVVPLPGVPFPTDEQTLITTPSAKLFSNVENDTMDMAASMKKNISVTKKKAIQNTDSKEKSGGKTMSRGDAKPWKQAPKPSKDELRQAVSCILGAANFATMTFGEVVKAVDKYFGKDLFERKPLVRALIEEELFRLAKEAERKEVEEEEAMEAKVKAAKDSARDGRVESDIDKEEYEVEAGPDGKSKDAEKIGNSKSSDKGGKSGICVKAGEKGNSNAAAAENLQDGKSEVDDTRKKEFSKDCEAEKIVQNANGDGGMEMLRDGEAETGNNCNGNTIGGSGEKDDTTDGRCEEGRAEKDAENAGDCEPEESETNEPEAEVKDVKSKEASGNEITLSHGAN
- the LOC123059866 gene encoding uncharacterized protein isoform X3, which gives rise to MLVELCRSFDVPGSTSTKKDELVTIVMEFLMEHCSGIIYTDPDKAQLLSCQKFKKRKRKKNGADLSGGEPSKKRKPDGTLLEFCSQEEADGRKAVEDRTNHSEFSLRDSRDELVNDSALGKLAVVPLPGVPFPTDEQTLITTPSAKLFSNVENDTMDMAASMKKNISVTKKKAIQNTDSKEKSGGKTMSRGDAKPWKQAPKPSKDELRQAVSCILGAANFATMTFGEVVKAVDKYFGKDLFERKPLVRALIEEELFRLAKEAERKEVEEEEAMEAKVKAAKDSARDGRVESDIDKEEYEVEAGPDGKSKDAEKIGNSKSSDKGGKSGICVKAGEKGNSNAAAAENLQDGKSEVDDTRKKEFSKDCEAEKIVQNANGDGGMEMLRDGEAETGNNCNGNTIGGSGEKDDTTDGRCEEGRAEKDAENAGDCEPEESETNEPEAEVKDVKSKEASGNEITLSHGAN